In Camelina sativa cultivar DH55 chromosome 17, Cs, whole genome shotgun sequence, the genomic stretch AACTTCAGGTGAGTCTGTTCCTGTTGGTTGGCTACCAGTTTCAGGATTTGCATGCGTCTTGTCCCAGATGCTCCTCCTGTACGACCTCAGTTTTCCTCCTGTACGACCTCAGTTTGATCTTATCATGGACTTCATAATTAAATCTTGTATTAGCATATCTATGTAATAGTTTCTATGTACAGTCAACGATGTCATATATATGTGTTACATGTGACTTACTACGTACGAAAGGGTGTGAGTAAGAGACGTAACTTGTCggataaattaaaatacaactGTTAGCAACAGTTAAGTAGAGTAGTTACATtatgttgttatttgttaacaTCTATGTAAGTGTGTAATGTTGTCGACTAtaatagagaattttttttcagttataaCCAACTTTAATGATAATCATTATCATCTTAAGTTACTTTCACATTGCCATCTAACATGAGAAATATAAGGAAAGTAAATCAGATGAACTGGATGTTGCACTTTGTTGGTAGAGCCAGCAGATTAGCTCAGAGCCGGCCCAGACCAAAAGCTGGTGAAGCAAAAGCTTTAggcatcattttttttttgtaattttagggGCATCAATTTTAGTATGTATGTCTGAATCGTCTTCTACCTTttattatctcttctttttatttgttttatatttggaaTCTAGTTATTTAAGTTAAAAGTAGACATTTTAGCCCAAAAAAAGAGAGTGGACTGTtggattttatatcatattaagttttttcttcttctcttggtttCTAACACATTACTTATAaacacattttgacccaaaaaaatatatcataaacatTACTATGCCCTATTGCCATagaggttttggattttttagtactctattttttcttcaaacacGTTAAATTCTTATAATATgcttaatttatttcataatatacttatataatcttatgtatatagaaaaaaaaaaatcagtgggCAACAATTTTTGACCATGCTTTAGGCATCATTTACCTACGGACCGGTCCTGGATTAGCTTGCAAGATGTTGTAGTTGTTGGCGTCAAAACTAACTTTCACAGTTTGAAGACATTCCAACTTGCCCAATAAATGTCTCATCTGTTTCAGCTCTTGAAAAGAACCTCCATACCCTGAAATCTCTAGCACCTTCACTTGACATATACATAAACAACATGTtgtctcttccttcttcttcttctttacaatcTTTCTCTTCCTAGCATGCTTCTTAGAGCTGCAAGCACAAGCATCTCCACATCCTTTTGTTACTTTGTGCACAAGACCATGAAACCAGAGCAATTTGACATGTATAATGATGGGCAAcactaataacaaaaataatctaaataagGAAATTGATAAATACCTTGAGGACTAGTGTGTGTAAATTTGAACAATTCTTGAGTAAAAGTGGCATTACTTGCCAATCCTTTTCCTTGTTACTCTCAATAGATAAATTAAGGAGATTCTTGAACAACGGCATGGATTTACAGCGGAAATGAAACGcctgatttatatatatgatcacaGCCAAAACCATATATAAGTGAGAGACTTGGCTAGCAAGCTTTTTTATATACAATGGATTATCATTCTCCACAGTACAAAAATACAATCAATAGACGAGAGGAAAAGTAGTAGCAAAGACTAACGGACAAGTGAAGGTTTGTAATGTTGGTTATACCCGCAACTACATTTGTAACATCACCAAACATAGCACCATCATAAACATCATGAataagatcatcatcatcatcatcatcatcatcatcatcatcagaacttGACCTCAAGGGAATCGGGAGACAAGTGAAGGGTTGTGATGTTGCTTATACCCGCAACTAGTTTTGTAACATCGCCGAATATAGCCTCCATTGGTTCAATGGTACCTACCAAAACCCCAAACTCGATTAGGGTAAAAATGGATTCAAAGACGATCCTTTGAAtcgaaggagagagagagagagaaaagactaGGAAGATCGAAAAGCTTTGGGCCATGTTTGATTAGGTTTAGGTCCtaatataatatactatttATGGGCCTTGGAAGAGTGAGACTCACGTTTTACTATAAACATACAAACCCTACGAAAATCAAAAATTGATAGTAAATTAAAGATGGCAGGGGGCAGCTTCCTCATCGCCGCTTTAAGAGCCCGTAGGCACCGTAAAGGTTATCGTCGTCGCcggaaaattaaaagaggagtaGACTCAATCAGCTCTTTACCGGATGTGATCCTCCAACATATACTCTCCTTTATTCCAACCAACTTAGCCATCCGAACTTCCCTTTTATCAAAACGATGGAGGCATGTTTGGTGCGATAtaccttctctcttctttgatgatgatgatgcgacAGTACGGAAGGCTACTTCgataaacaaaaccctaagtcTCTACAAAGCTACCAAGATAATAAATTTTCACCTCGAATTCAGAACCAGCCTGAGGCAGGATATTACTCCCGAGATCAACAGGTGGATCGAGTTTGCCATGTCTCGCTACGTGGAGAACCTGTGTCTGGAGTTCATTTCACCCTATCCCTGTAATATTTATAAGCCTCCTGAGATCATCTACATCAATAATCCCTATTACACGCAGGAGATGGTCAAAGAAACTAGGTTACATATTTCTGATATCATGACTCCCGTGTCTTGGACATCCCTGAAGAAGTTGTCCTTGCATGGTTTTAGTCTCTCTGATGAATCCATGGCTAAGATTATATCTGGTTGTCCTCTTCTAGAAAGCTTAACATTGCGTGGATGTGATAAACTGAGTTTTCTTGATCTCAGCAAATCATTGCGTCTGAGAACACTAGAAATAATAATCAATCTTTGGTATCCGGAGCAAGCACAAATTGTGGCACCACATATCCATTATCTCAGATTGATTAACCGTCAGTTTTCATCTACCATTGTTGATGCGTCGTCTTTAACTGAAGCTGAACTCGACATTTCCTTTGGCCTACTGAGGCCGACCTTCGAGGTTGATTTTATTCAAGACATGGCGCTAAAGATGCTAGAGAAGGTGAAGAATGTCGAGAAGCTTACTCTAAGGGGAAACTTTCTTCatgtatgtatattatattGGCATCATTAATTCTTCCATTATATATTATCACTATCTATAAGTCTATCTATATATGTGAATCTCGGTATTAATtcactttatatatttgtttgctttgttgatAGTATTTATCTCTTGCCGAGGTTCGTGGTGTTCCTTTTCCCATGTTGAAGGTGAAATATTTGACTCTTGAGACAGCAATCTTTCGGTATGTTATTCCTGGTATAGAAAGAGTGTTACAAAATTCTCCTGATTTAAAGAAGCTAACAGTAAGCGCAAAGAATTGCAACACCATTccggtatatatatatttaccattaACCTCTTTTACTAATTTTCTTTGACCTGATCCCTTCTAACTAATCACCGAATATATTCAAGAAccatttttgcattttttttcaTCTGTTGAGCAGGAGAACCATTTTGACAACTACTTGAAGCGAGAAGGCTTGAATCCGGATCAATGCTGGAGATCAAAAGATCATGGGGTCGATTGGAACAAGTCCCTTTGGGATGTAAGTTCAAAGCATATGGTTGTTTCACTCGTGGAACTCGTGCTTAAAAACACCAAGTCATTAGACAAGATAATCCTACTTAGGTTTAAGTTCAAAGATTTGGTTCCACCACTCTTTCACAACAACAATGTCTCCATTGTGCTCAGATGACTACGTAGTGAATCATAGGGTTTAGTCTTTTTGAACCTTTTATATTAATCTCtggaaatatataaattaattatttaaattgtcctgtttatttatgaattaatttcaaaaaatatacaaatatatatatatatatatatatttgaaagatCTCTATcgaaaatatgttatattattattaatttattacatTAGTTATTGTTGCGCTATagcatctattttttttctcaatagaATTAGGTTAATAGTGTTGTATATTAacagttttttgtttaaatttatttaattcaaaaatagaattattaaaaatttatttttcattttttaaaatatatgattttttctttacttattttgacataattttattctcggatgtttaacaaatttttcatttttatctttgaataTATTAGCAATTTTAGATTTCACACATATCAACATCTTTTCCATATACTTTACATGTGTCGCAATCATATTGATGACTAACTatgatttaacccgcggtacaccgcgagacaatatttttaattttaaaaatttaaaatttatattgtatttatttcttaatttattattgttttattaaattttaaaatataaaattttacaggtatttgatataagtattcaaagtataggatttttgtagtgttttcaaggttttaacccgtgtggtatatgttaaaagtgttaaaaacaaaaaaaaatccacttaACTTcctatatgggattaatgccaacatgtctcaccaaaatcaaaataagtttttgcgtaaaaaaataatcgaaataagtttttttatcaaatttaattatgttaattgttttaccaaattagcatatttttatagtttataatttttccatgtcaatatatatagtttatgataattaatagaattttattttttttggtaattcctcaaaaaataaaaaataaaccaaattatatagggggttttcaacatatttaatgtgatattttataattggattttcggtttaggaaatttattaatgttaatataattatggatattgtaaacttttgttatggaaactttgttgtatatcatttaaatttgagagattctagcatccataaaaatagttttggagatttaatgggttaaaactttaatgggtagagttgtttttggaaaaattggaATGTATAGATGTCGTTAAggttttatggcaataaatgtaacaaatgttggtcaatttaagaaagtttagtatttgagtttctctgcaatgttatttatggaattgttttaaggattaatgttataaaaaaaattaaataaataaaacttaaagggcataaatcaaaatgtacttcaaaaatgttaatatagactttgaaaaatcaagttttatataataaaaagataagatgtATAGTCAGAGTTTCTTAATAAAGAAATACATGGTATTAGTCAATGAATACATTTAAggtaaatgtaaatatatttgtggaaaaaaatatatcaagatAAAAATTCTATAATGTGTTTGACCTACTTGACCCTATCCATCTATAAAATGGGGTAAACTGGTAAAGtagaacacaaaataaaaagaagaagaagaaaatatgtcTTTGCTCTACTATCGCCTTCACTCTTCGTCAAAGtaatgttttttgttcttgtactcatttctcaaaaaaaaaaagaaatttgtatATGGTGATATGGGCTTGGATCTCGTAAAGTAAGTATCTATCATTGTATGTTGGCTCTTCATGAATGCTGTTTTCCTCTTTTATGTGCTTTATGTCCACTCTACGCCAAATGAAAATATGGTTTtgattggttatattatttttatttgactaTAATTTGTATCCAGTTATACATCGTCATCTCTAACCAAATTAACAAAGAGACTTATCATTTGTTTGTagtatttttgttgatttgatagatcgagatgatgacactgtttaatacaaattatagtcaacaaaaaatgtaatcaatcaaaattacgTTTCATCCCCCTACCGAATTATTTAAGACATATAACGGAGATTAGACGCATCGAAGGAAAAAAACAGCAGTCAACAAGAGCCAACATGTTACTAAAGAAAAATGATCAATTATCAccataaaaagaagaatcattacaagaaaacaacaatcttACTTTCGACGAAGAGCGAAGGTAGTCGTTGAGCGATGAGATCTGTGAAGATATCTCACTTTTACCAAAGAACATTATCGAGATTTGTTGGTGTGTGTACGGAAAGAACGTTTTCGAATGGAGGGTGAAAGATTATAATTTCCTCTTTGACAAATACGTtgccacaaaatattttattaaattgcaTGCATATACGATAATTTAGTAGCGGGTTTTTTTAGAtactacatatttttttttttcatctgacACATTATCGTCCAAGAATTCTCCATCCTCAGACAAAACATCCTCCATGTCAACTTCAGGTGAGTCTGTTCCTGTTGGTTGGCTACCAGTGTCGGGATTTGCATGCGTCTTGTCCCAGATGCTCCTCCTGTACGACCTCAGTTTGatcttatctttttcttttttgaaattaatgttaaattatattcaaaaaaaaaattacagtgtTACAACTAGTGCATCGTTTATTTTGAGCTTAAAAACTGAACTAAAAACTAGAGAACAACATTAGCTGAAAATCAAATACGAGACTGAAATCAAAGTTGGAAACCCTCATCATATCATCGATCCCCCAAGCGACCAATGGCTAAAAGCTGGTCTTGGATTTGTCGCTCCACCCAACCTATCAAAAGATCAGCAGACTTCGGTGCATCTCTATGTCTTCGCCCATTTCGCTCTCTCCAAATCGTATATACCACCACTTGAAAAACATATCGAAAAAGAAAACCCTCAACCCAGGGCAGGTGAGACTGAGAGATATGAGCTATTAACGAAACCCAATCCGTTGTGTAGCTAGCCTTGAATAAACCTTTTGCCAGTGCAGGCCAAACAGCCGAGACAAAAGCGcaggaaaagaaaagatggtCCCGAGTTTCCAGAGCAGAGTTGCAGAAACCACAAGTCCCCACAGCCCCATTATTCCATAACACCATTCTAGCCCCAGTTGAAAGTCGATCCTGAGCCGCCAACCACACACAAAAGGAATATTTGGGAGTACAATGAGTAAACCAAACTCCCTTGTGCCACGAAACCAAACTACCTGCAGTACGTATATGGTTCCATGTACCCTTTGTTGAGAACCTTGCCCGAAAAACATCATTCCTCCCTCGCCAGAGTGTTTTATCCGCAGCCTCCACTCTGGCATCCCGTTGAGCAAACAGAGCTTGTTCCAGTTCATTCAGCTGGTTCCCACGATGTCGACGCCTTCGCCGAAGGGTCCACGCTTCAGCCAAAGAACATTGTTTACTAATCCCCATATCAATAACCCCGCGCTCACCAACCAACTCCATGAGACAACCCATATCCGACCATCTATCAAACCAGAATGAAGTTGTTTCACCAtttcccacttccactctgcaAAAATCCGCAGCCACACCCCTAAGCCTGAGGAGCTTTTTCCAAACCCAAGAACCTACACTCGTAGTATCCTGCACTGACCAAAAAGATCCCTGTTTCAACAGGTTTGAATAAACCCACTGAACCCACAAAGAGTTACCCTTCGAAACAACACGCCAAATCAACTTCAGAGAACTAACCACATTGGCTTCATTAAGTGATCTCAACCCTAGCCCCCCCCTCTGCTTTGGGTTTGCAAACCACGTCCCACGAGACTTTTGCCTTTTTAGGATTCATATCTGGTCCCGACCAAAGGAAAGCCGCACACATCGAATCAATGGCATCCAAACAATATTGAGGAAGGCAGAAAGCACCAAGCCAAAAATTGCACACACTCCAGATAACAGAGGAAATCAAATTGAAACGGCCTGCACAGGATAAGTGTCGTGCTATCCACGAACCAATACGCTTCCGTATTTGCTCCAGCAAGGGAGAACAATCTGCATAAGTAAGTTGCTTTGTGACCAACGGCAACCCTAAATATCTAACCGGCAAGTGTCCCACGACAAACAGTAAAATCTCCCTCAAAGGGTCGACGTTCCCAGCCAAATAAATTGAAGACTTCTCCATACTGATCCTTAGCCCTGATATCTTAGCAAACTCCTCAAAAACATCAACAATCCCATTTATTGAACGTCATTTTCCATCAGTAAGCACCATAAGATCATCCGCAAAACTCAAATGAGTTAGGCCAAGATGCTGACATCGCGGATGATAACCAAATAAGCGATCCCCCGCAGCCTTGTCCAACATCTTTGATAGGACATccatacaaacaacaaacaaatacggTGAAAGAGAGCAACCTTGACGAAGCCCTCTCGAACTACAAAAAAATCCAGCCAGCTCCCCATTCACTTGAACCGAAAAAGAAGCTGTAGAAACGCAGAGCATTAACCAATGAATAAATAATGGCGGGAATTGCATCGCAGAGAGAGCTTTAGAAAGAAACGTCCACTGAACCGAATCAAACGCTTTTGAGATATCAATCTTAATCGCACACCTACTGGAGATGGTATCCTTATGGTAATCCTTAACTAATTCAGTGGCTAATAACACATTTTCAATCAACAAACGATCCTGAACAAAAGCTGACTGGTTACTTGATATGAACTTTGGGAGTATGCGCTTCAGTCTATTGGCTAAAACTTTGGATATCACCTTATACAGCACATTACAACAGGATATAGGCCTATAATCCTTCATCTGCCTTGCGTCCAAGTTTTTGGGGATGAGTGCAAGAATGGTGGCATTGACACCTTTAGGGAGAAAACCCTTCGCAAAAAAAGACTGAACTGCCAATACAAACTCCCTTCCTACTAACGGCCATGTAGCCTTATAGAACTCTGCAGTGTATCCGTCTGGGCCAGGAGACTTATCACTCGGCATGGAAAACAAAGCCTTCTTAATTTCCTCACCCGACACTTCCTTTACAAGAGCTTGGCAGTCGGCCATTGAACAACGGTACGACAGCAAACTCTCCAAACCTTCCACTGTTGGACCTTCAAAATCACTCGGAATGGCCTGTAAAAAATCCTTGAAATGCCTTTCAGCCTCCACTTTAATATCCTCTCCCGTCACCACCACACGACCATCATGACACTCTATTTCACGGATACTGTTTTGCATTTCTCTCACTTTAGCCGCCTTGtgaaatgttttattatttctgTCCCCCACCTGAAGCCAATGTAACTTCGACCTctgttttagatatttttcctCCAGTCCTGCTAAGAAATCCCATCTTCTATATGCCTCATGCTCCTCTGCCATGGCTTGTGGTGAAGGATGTTGCAGATTGGCTTGCTGCTTGTGACATAAAGTTTGAAATGCTTCCTTTTTCTTGCGAACCAAATTCCCCATTCTCTGTTTCGCCAGACTCCTCAATCGAGGTTTAAGTGCTTTCAACTTCTTAGAAAAGCGAAAAAGAGTGGAAGTTGATAAAAACAGAGGCTCTGTTTCCTGCCAATAGTCACTCACCAGAGGCAAGAACTCCTCCATTTCAGTCAAAACATTTACAAACTTAAAAGGTCGCCGCTTAACTTGAGGAATAGCTTCACACTGAACCATTAATCGGCTATAGAGGTGGTCGGAGCAACCCCCTGCAGCAAAAACAGTATAGCTCTGCGAGAATATACTATCCCAAACTGCATTAACCATCACCCTATCCAATTTCTTAAGTATCAAGTCATCATCCCGCTTGTTACACCACATATACAAGGGGCCGTGAGCAGTTAAATCAACCAACGAACAGGAATTAACCACAGCCTGAAAATCCCTCATTCCCACTGTAGTCAACGGACTATCATCTACCCTGGAATGTTCTACCATGTCCAAAGTTTTGTTAAAATCGCCTAACAGAACCCACGGCTTATTACGAAATAAGGGAGAATCATGATGGTCCCGAATCTCCTGCCACAACACTCTTCTGTCTTCCACTGTATGTAATCCATACACGAAAGTGCAGAAATATTCCTCCTGATTTTCCAACTTCACCGAACACGTTATGACCTGATCACTTTTATAAACAGGATCAACCCTCACACTGTCCCTCCAGAGCACCCAAATACGCCCTCTACTACTATGCTCATAATTCGTCAACATTGACCAGTTTGGGAACAACTTCTTCCCCAACCGCAAAGCTTTCTCCTCTTTAACTCTAGTCTctaacaaacaaccaaactgaaaattaCTC encodes the following:
- the LOC104759833 gene encoding putative F-box/LRR-repeat protein At3g18150, with protein sequence MAGGSFLIAALRARRHRKGYRRRRKIKRGVDSISSLPDVILQHILSFIPTNLAIRTSLLSKRWRHVWCDIPSLFFDDDDATVRKATSINKTLSLYKATKIINFHLEFRTSLRQDITPEINRWIEFAMSRYVENLCLEFISPYPCNIYKPPEIIYINNPYYTQEMVKETRLHISDIMTPVSWTSLKKLSLHGFSLSDESMAKIISGCPLLESLTLRGCDKLSFLDLSKSLRLRTLEIIINLWYPEQAQIVAPHIHYLRLINRQFSSTIVDASSLTEAELDISFGLLRPTFEVDFIQDMALKMLEKVKNVEKLTLRGNFLHYLSLAEVRGVPFPMLKVKYLTLETAIFRYVIPGIERVLQNSPDLKKLTVSAKNCNTIPENHFDNYLKREGLNPDQCWRSKDHGVDWNKSLWDVSSKHMVVSLVELVLKNTKSLDKIILLRFKFKDLVPPLFHNNNVSIVLR